The DNA segment CCCTGGGTCAGCTGCGAATAAGCGGGGAAAAAACATTTATCCCCCGTATTTCAACCCCACAAGGGAAGCAGAAATTATGTTTATCAGCTCACTTTTAGGCCCTTTTGCAGACACTGCACATCTACTGGCGCATACTTTCAGGATTAATCAGGctcattacaaacaaaaatacAATCAGTATAGATGTTCACCAACCTTAGAACATCATGTCTCTCATAAAGACAGTTCTACATGGGGCCAGAATACACAAAACTGTAGTGTTTCAAGGTCACCAGACATCGCACTGCAATGTGACATAATTGCACAATGCAAACCGGTGCGGAGCGAAGACACAAGGACTAACACTCGGAGACAGGACTGGCACCAACTACCTGCCTAGTTAACTTTTCGGAAACAGCACAGATAAACTGAACAGGAGTACCCAAAGGCAGTAGAAAAGTAGGATGAAAACGTGCGCCAGTCCTGTCTCGGTGCGTGAGTCCTCGTTTCTTCGCGCCACCTCGCATAGCGCGATTATGTCTCGTTATAACTTACTAGCTCAAACTAGGGTAGGATTGCACTGCAATGATTGCGAACAGAGCAACACACCACAGCAGAAGATTAGCAAAAGAGATAAATCCTCAAAAGATTTTTATTTAAGCACTAAAGCAGTCCTTGAGCTAAAATGAATGTAGGGCCAAGGTCCCATCAGTATGTTGCAGGAaacagacaaaagaaaaaaatgacaaaaaaagacgAAACCCAACTAGTACTTGGCTACTGTCTTTGTCCTCTCAGATCTTGCATTAGCAGTTACTGAGCACATGCAGTCATGTGCAAACGTTGGAAATGCAGCTCTCTATTCCCCTTTGCGAGCTAAAAGTAAATCTAGATTAATTAATTTTCAGATCCCAAAGCTACACTGTGGACTATGAAGGACAGTACAGCAGAGGCCTCTGGATTAGTCTTGGCCACTTGCTAAAGGTCTTTTAAAGAAATTGACGACTGGTAAtagaggaccccccccccccccttttttcatTGTTTCACAAAAGAAAGCTTCGGACCCATAACGCACAATGTTGCAACAGTTGTGCCAGAAACCCCACAATCCAGTAGACTCCTGTTGAGAGGAACTCGGTTAAGACAAATTCGCAAATAAGATGAACAATGTCTGACCACTTGGTTGGTTTCCCATTggttttgaagtaaaaaaaatctgCTGTCGATTGTCGGTTCTTCAAAATGGAAAACCTGATTTCGTCCATGCTGACTTAAGGCCACCGAATCCACATATCAGACCTGTGACTCTGAGCTCCGTGGTAGAATGTCACAGCTACTGAGCTGCCACAGTAAGCGCAGATTAAGGCACATATTTAAAAATATCACATAGGTTACAAAAGTATTACGCTATGATGCTGAGGCCATCCCATATTTAACCTTAAAGATTCAGGTTCAGCATGGTTTAATGCAAAGGCTAAGAAATCCCCTTGCATTAAATGTTTTCTTATTATGGTTATATATTGCTAATTAGCCAACTGTCAGTAATGCTTAGTGTTGGGAATGGCCAAGAACATTTTGGAGCACGCTTTGTAGAAGGCAAGAAGTCAATTTTGTAGCAGCTTCCTCAAGTTTTGTTGCAGAACCCAAGCGCTGAGAATAAAGCTACACACGTGAATGCGTACATATAGATTCTTCTTACAAGCGCACGAACACAAGAAATACGCAGCACAAAATGTGCAAAACACTAAACTCCACAGACAAAAAGACAAAGCCACAGACAAAAATTGACCATAAGAAAGTAAAAATGGGTAATAAAGGAAGCTTTCCACATGCGAGTAGCAATGAGATTTCTCAGCTTCCTATACTTCAAAGAAGCAATCTTTCCATGTGTCTTTAAAAATGCATTGTGCCTCCACTGCCTCTTTATCACTACGACAGCAAGCATGCGGATAGCTCAGCAACTtcagatgttttttttcttcccaatgCCCATGTATTACAAAATGTGGCTGtaaaaaaagcaagcaaaaaggaaaacgCAGAGGAGGAAAGTGAAAAGTTCATACTTCAAACTCTTTAAGCCTGGCGGGGCGATATGATGCTTTGGTGGCACATACAGTGATGCGTCACGCATACGGGAAATGCCGTCACTGCCGTGCACTACAAGGAGACACAGGACGCATTAAGTCCCCATAAGTCAAAAACCCAGGGCACTAGAAAGGACATGGCGGAAAGAGATTGAGGCTCAGAAAGAACTGAAAATTTGGGAGCTAGCAGCTAAAAGCCAAGAGCTAACAGGCGGGCAAAGCAAATACCTTGAGTTTCAGTATAGCATGTTTCGCGACTGCGGAAGAAAAATTGGAACTTGCACATGTGTTGTCTTACTATGAAAAGGTAGCATGTGCGCAATTAGCAACAGGTGCAACCGAACACCTTATACTGCACAGCCACAGGTGGCTCCCCCAGAAAGCAGATAAGCTAGACCTCTAATGAATGCCAGAAGGCGGTGGAATGGAAAAGTAACCCATAAAGGAGCCGAACAGTAGGTGTGTGAAGCGAGAGGAAAAGATggtggtttatagtttatgggggtttaatgtcccaaactgactcaggctatgatgccGTAGTGGCGGGGTCCagataatttcaaccgcctggggttctttaacatgcactgacatggtacagtacacgggactctagcattTCACCCCTATGGAAGTGCAAACGCTGCGACCGAAATCGAaaagcgccaaaaccactgagccaccgcagcggccgagAGGAAAAGACACAACCTCCTGAACAAAAGGATGTGGAAGAAACAAGAACACGAGACTGGCACAAACATGACATCACACTCAAATGGGTCTTTAGACAGTTCTTAATTTTTTCATGTGGATTCGTGGTGTTTGCTTCCAAAAAAGCTGGCAGCACCACCTAGAAAAATCTGCGTACACCATGTAAAGATAGCAAGTGTAAATGTTTGCAAGTGCAAACTAGGGTCTGATTTTGTCAGCTATCATTTTCATCACATATTGATCAAATAAACCCACAAGCCATCCCCATGCATATGGCAGTGTGAGCGTCACCTGGCATTGGCTGCAATTATTCCAATTGTAGTTTGACGCAGTTTTACGAAAACCTGCAatttgtagcagcatgtagcagatttaaagggactatgcaataaattaattgagattacgtaaagcagacgagagataggcattccagGAATCGTCACctcagtgcaagaatttttaagctagcatcaatcacaaccaagatatagacgattaaaaattacgctcctcctctccccccctcagctcgtacacgcggggcaccagaaaaaaaataaagaaaacagctccaggactgggccccgcccatgaatacgtcatccactGACGTtccctttgcaacttccggttgtcgctcctagcactccagcagcagcgtcagcagcgTGATTGCGGTGTGCGTCGGGTTTCTTTGAAACTGCTCGCTCTCACGgctgcgatgggcatcgagccctatgcgttcacgccgtaccggctgcgTTCCATCCAGGCAGCTCGCTCACGCACGTCTCTAGGAATAACATGCCTGAGTTCAACACCTCGCCAGTCGCTGGGTTTGCAGCCGACGACACAGCAAGGCGTTATTCATCTCAGGTGGACGAAAAAGACACTgagagtggctccggaactcccgacagaaggaggcagcAAAGgcaaattgaaaccatatgcgcgaaggcaatgccctggctcgcagttgcccgagagggtcgcgcggcggcacaagcagacgattttcacggctaccggaagtgtgcccgcgACGTCGTAGTCCCTTTAATAAAGCAGCACAGCTCAGTGCAGCTGGCGCAGCATTCCCCACTGCTTATGTTAATTGCTTTAAGCACCCCAGGAAGAAGTCGCATCATGTTCCCCTAAAAGCATTTCTGTCCTATCACTTCACTCAAAAACCATTCAAGCCATCCTCGCTAGATCGTTTGCATGTGTTAGCAGTTTCTGTTGCTGCTGATTCTGCTgtagctctgccttaagggtacgacgtgatagagctaatgggttaatgctcatatgtGCCCAACTGATCATTCTACACTCACAGATCACTATGAGTCCcaataccacttctggcgcagcggtgcagcggttaagcgatgcaccactgtctCGGAAGGTAGCTGTTTAAACACAGCCATCGGTGGCGCTTGCTAGACCCACATTGCTCTTCCCAGGCAACCTcttgtgaccaatcattaatttaactgccacctaccacagtGGGAGGTTTGCAATGATGTTACAAGTTTGCACCGCGCCATGCATGACGACAGTTTCCACGTGCACAGACCCTTCTAACGTTAACGCATTAGCAAAAGAAAAGGCGAAGTTGAGGCCAAGGCATCCGAATTTTCACTCTGGATCTTATGCAAGGCTGCATGCAATCGAACCTCTGGCTGTAGGGCATGATCCAGGCTGACACATCAGGAGCTCAACACACCTACCTGGTGAACAAGGAACTCCATGTCTCGTAATAGAGCTTCCTTGCCAACTTCAGTGGAATTGCGATAGCTCTCCAAAAGGGTTTGAAGAATTTCAGACTCTGATTTAGCCTGGAGCTTCAGGCTAGACACCTTTTTTTTCAATTCATCCATGTTCCATGGAAGATTCTTCTTCTCCTGCAAAAGTCACCATTGCAGCTCAATACCAGAAGCACTGTTGGTCTCCCCCACCTCGTTGCTTACTTACTCCCCGCAAGAATGAATCACAGAGACACCAACTTCTAGAGGTGTGCAAATAGTAGTTTTTTCAAAGCCAAACCGAATACGGATAATGTAGCTTTGCTAAAAAATCTAACACGAATGGTGTTGTTAGAAACTGAATTGAATACGAATCAAATAGCAATAGGTCCGAATCAAATCCAAATTGAGTATCTTATGAATATACACTACTTCTGCGAATATTCATATGGATTGAATAGCTGTACAAAACAGAGAAGTGCTAGCAGTGGTACTGCAGTATAGCACTTTAACTTATGGAGTTATAGCTACAGCTGCTAAAAGACACAAAACTGATTTCCATTGGGGGTAAGCAGCATGAAGTCAGTAATTACCTCTATGACCACCATGTTATATGTTACATGTATAGGAAAATTACATTTTTCTACTGTTGACAACAGCAAATAACTTAGCGCAACATCTCAGTAGATAAGAGGGGCGACAGCTATGCATGAGCCATGGTGTCCGAGATCAGGCATCAAAGCAAGGTTTGCTGAATCTGCCTGATCCATGCCATGTTGTCCAATCTTGGAAgccatgtatgagcattatgaaTGCCGCAACTCGAATGAACCACATCGCGACGCTGAACACTCGAATAAACCACATCGCGGCGCTGAACACTCGAATGAACCACATTGCGGCGCTGAACACTTCATCCCACGCAGGCAGATCACAGCAAcatgctgtgtgacgtcagagaGGGCCTTGTTTTCAGAACAGTCGTCGAAGAAAGTATGGCGTGCCTTATTCGAACTCCGTGCCATTTATATACAAGAAATATATCCGAAATCTTGAGAACATGCTCAATTTGTTTAGAATAATCTTTAACACGCACAATTCGATTTGTTCAACAAATCGGATATAGCATGATGATCAATTGCCTATTctaaaatttttgaatattctcACACCCCTCCTAACTTTCCCACAGGGTACTCAGAAAACAAGAGAATGCCCATGTCACATGAGCTGTTACAGCTGTCACTAAACTGCCATAATCATTCGCAGCACTTTCCACTGCAGGAAAATGCCCCTTATCTATCCTAGTGTTCTTTGACCAATCTTCTTTGCAACCAAGCATGTCCCACTCTGCTCTGCAAACCAACATTAACAATACCATTGAAATAATTGAGGCTTGTCTCAAAATTCTAATTGGTGTCAAGCAGTAAGTTAGACAGCAAGTGATCCCTAGAGTGAATGGGCCATGTCACACGTGATTTCCTTACTGCCCACAGAGACTTTCACAAGCTCAATTAAGGCGGGAGTTCCATGCTTTCGCGGCCACTGGCAATTTTTCATAATGTTTGCGCTAACGCTCTAGCCCTCCCACTTATGATAGAAAAACAAGTTCTAGCTTATGGAAAGATAAATGTATTCCCGTTTCAACGGTATGCATTGTTAATAGCAGTAACTGTTGGGaagagtgaaggaagaaaaagtGTAGTGTATAAAAGGATACATTCATTCGACAAGCGAGACGCATTTGGGAAAAACTATTGCACCAAAAAAATGGGCTGTTTGTGCAGAATTTAAATTAAATGTTAATTTTGGTAAGCTGAAAGCAGTTTTAGGCTCCAATGGATAGTTGTTCCGAGCCAGCGCTCtaaaaaaagatgaaaagcaCTACCCATGGAGGTCTGGCAGCACAGTACCAGACCACTGTGGGTTATGTTTTGACGATGACTGCCAACTTTGGACAACAGAACCTAAAGAACTACTAAGTGCAGCTCAAAGAACCAGGCCAACCATGAGTCACGTTTTGGCGATGACAATCAACTCTGAACAACAAAAACTAAAGAACTACTAAATGCAGCTCAAAGAAATTTTGCACACTCAACAAAATATGCATGCCCCACAAATGTGCATGTGTTTTGTCAATTAAATCGGAAGCTATTGAGCCTCTAATTACGAGTCATTTTTGGCCTTTTTTAGAGCGCCGGTTCCGAACAAATATCCACTGGAACCAAAAACTTCTCTCAACGTACAGAGATtaatatttcatttaaatgctacACAAGAGCCCTCTTTTCAGGGTGCAGCAGTTTTTCCGAAATGCATCCTGCAAGCAGGCAAGTCAAACGAAAATGCTATTAACATCACATATCGATGAAATTTAAATACATTCATCTTTCCGATGAGCTAAAACTTGCTTTTCTACCCTAAACAGGACCACGCTAACATTGAGAAAATAGCCACTGGCCACGAAAGCTTTGAGAGAATGCTCAAAGAAAACACAAGTGCCTATGTGACGTTGGTATTACAGGTTTACGTCTTCTTTCACATGTAGTGTCATGTTATTCCTTCTGAGCTGCTAAACAAACAGCAACTTGCCCAAGAGGTTTGCCACCTAATGACATCAGAGGACTGATCACAATAAAGAAGACTAACATTTTTTACAACATAAGGCTGCACTGTGGTACAcccggcagcaaaagtttacagGGCATGCGAGTCGCTTAAAAAATGAAGTTTATGTGTAGCTTTGGTGCACAGGCCAAAAATTACAGGCAGTATGCTATGTTCCCCCACTAAAGCGCAGACTGCACATTTTGATTTCAAGTTAAATCTCTCTTTTTCTCGATTTGCGTGCCCCGTAAACTTATGACGCCAAGTGCACCTTAATGGAGGGCTCTACTCAAGATTAGCTGCAACCAACTCAGTTTTTCAGTGTGCCCTAAAATCCCATACCATAGGCTTTTCTGCATTTTTCCTCCTAAGTTAATATGTGAATGCCAGAAACCTAGTTTGCGACCTCATTCTCAACTTCAGCTGTTGAGCCCCCACAGCTGGCAACAGGACTGAATTAAAATATTTTGCAGACACCAAGGATTGTCTGGCTCAAGAAGAGGGCTGACTTTCATTTACATCCAAAAGGGCGACCAGTGGAaagaaatcgcacagcacaaggctgCACTACGCTGATGTGACTACTGTTCCCTCGTCTAGGCACCTTGCTTGACTTTGTTTTACACATGCTTCAGTTACATAAATTAACATTCAGTGCAACATTAGTGAACTTATTCCTTACTCAGGCGATATAGCTGCTCATGTCCCGCCCAAGTTGAACATTCTCCAGAAATTTCCAAGTTGAGGCATTCCTCCCAGTGATTTTTAGTAAACCCCACTTGAAGCAAAATGGTCAGCTATATGCGAGGTCATCCCAAATTACTGGGCTCAGTGTTGCCACATCGTAACAACAGTTGTGACGGTGCTTTCTGCAAATCTTATCAGCCTGGCTGTATTAATGTGGGCTAATACAGCATCGAATTGCTACAAGATCTCCCGTGATGTTTAGCTCCGCCCTTTGTAGCATAAGTTCACTTAAACTACAGCATTTAAAATGAAAGAAGTCAATAACAAGACTGACGGCTGAAATGCGCTAGCAGCATTGCTATCATACACCAATTATCTCCACAACACAGTCAGGTAGTCTGCACCCTAGCTAGTGCCACACGACAACATTGCTAGGTGAATGAGGTCAGAGGGTCAAGGCCTAAATGCAAGCAGAGTTGAGATGGGCTCTCAGCTTCTTTGTGTTTTGATATTTGTTTGCCAATTTTGGCTTGTTTCTGTTAATCATATCCATGCAATTTTACATTCCTTAGCAAATACATAACGATTTATAGGGACATGTTAACATATGTTAAAGTATCCCTTTCAGACAGTGAATTTATAGCCAGCTCTTTGAGGGGGTGGTCCCATAGGTACAACTTTCAATAGAAAATATCTTAATATCTTTTGGGCAAACTCCCACCACCCCTCTCCTTTCCCCCAGGCAATACAATGCCTTGATAAAACAACTCCGGATAAATGAGGCACAGTTTGTGGTTTCACAGTTTCATTAAACCAATGTAGTCATCCTTTAGGCAAATCACACACACAGATATGCATTTAGTTCCATCATATCACAAGAATAAGAAACTGTTCCATTTGAAGCCACAATTGGCGCACAGAATACATACGTGAACAGCTTACATAATATGTAGCAAGACCTTCACATTGGTCAAACTACTGCTTACAGAAAGCTTAATAGGTGGTCCGCCCTTAGCTTGCTCCAGACGCAAGCGGTTGTCATGGCTGCCAGAGCTCTGGGACTCCTTTGTGCCCTTTGAATCTGACTCGTCCATCAGCTTGGCTTCAGTCTGGCCAGTTGCAAGGTTCATTCGCACATGCAGACCTGCTGGTATAGTTTCTCCTGAAAAGATAAACAACCATTAGATGATTGACAAAAGCAGTGTAGTGCTTTTCATTTAATAAAAGCTTGATCATCGCCATATGCTACAGAATTCAATCCCTCGTCACTGAAAAGCGGTACTCAGCGAACTATGTGCATACAGTGACACAGCTCAAAACCTTTCCATGAAAGATAGTCGAAGAAAGCAAAGAGTGGAAGGACAGTTGAGATGCCTCCCGCTAAAAAAGGAGGCCTGGTAAGGTGAAAACTGTGGACCCTTTCAATATTCCAGCACTCTCTCAAGTGGTCCACAAGATGCTCCACTGCGAGGTTCATTTCATGAGTGTAACATGGCACCCCTAAGTACGGCCATTTCAAAGAGCGCAGGGGTTGAGCTCACACTTCATGAAAATTTATGCACTGCCAAGCGGTGCGGTGCATTCCGGAAACATGCAGCACAGAACAGCACTGTAGCAGCATATACTGCTGGAAGTGTTCTGGCAATGCCAGGgagattaaaaacaaaaattatgCCCATTACCATCAATGACAGGTAGTGAATGTGGTGAGGCAATTTGTGTATGTAGAAAATGCCAGATATGTGGTTTAAAAGGCATACATGCATCAATACGTGTGCAAGTGGGCTAGGGAGCAAGTGCAATTATGGAGGCAATGGGCCGAGGGGCAGTGCAGCTCTTGCTGCAATTTCACCACTGGGAAAGAACAACTGGagcccttttttttgttttaaataaaatGCACCCCATTATGGCATTCCATTCTCAAACCCAGTGGGAAGCACTAACACTGTTCACAATGTCATTGGAAAACTCAGCTTTGAGCCAAATAATCGGCACGAGCATTCAATGATTTAGTCATCCAAGCAGCAATAGCAAACACTTCCAGAATTTCCCAACGTTGAGTGCTTTTGTGTCTTAAGAGCAGTAGCTGTATATGGCAATTTCTGCAAGGTGTATGGGATGGTATACGGGCATAGTATGGTGCATGCAAAAACTCCTGTATTCATTTGCTAGCCAAAGAGAATGTGGTCCTCAGAGGGAGCGCTCTTTTGGGAGCAATAGCAATACAGTTATTGACGTCAGTTCTTCACTTAAAGGGAGAGTTAAAAGTTTGTACACCCTTTCATGCAAGATGTATACATTCAAGAATGAACTAACAAGCCCAGACCAAAGCACTAAACAAGAAGACTAGCAgagttttttctccttttccagTAACACCGCATTTAAAAGTTCAGTGGGGACTCTAGCTCTTACCCCCTCCCCACTATGGAAGTGAGTCGGTAACCTATGAAAATGAAACATCACAACAACAAATAAATTAACACAAAAAACTTGATGCATTGGTAAAGGTTCAACTCCCCTGTGTTACTGCAAATCTTGTCTTTCCTTTGCACTACTTTTTTATCATGAACATCAAAGAAAACTTCCACACTTCCTATGCATACAAGGAGAGAAGAGTACGTTCACAACAATGCTGACAGACAAAGATAAAGAACGTTATGAGATACGATTAGCCAACCTAAAGAAGGTTTGCAAGTGACACAGGTGCGGACCTTGCTGTCACTGTACCTACATGCCTGCATGTCACTGTATGTACATGCTTGCAATTACACGTCAGGAACAAAGATGCCATAGCTTTGATGAAAAGTGCTTATCACCCCTTGAATAAAAATTTCAACCTTTGAAAACTGAAAGATAATTTTACAAAATAAACTTGGTGTCACAGTTTGTTCTAGAAAATCGGTTTCGACTGACTATTCATTAAACTAAGCTCCTCTGAACAAGGCTTCATTTAGCTGCAAGTGAATGTTGGATATTCAGACAGGAAAAGTCAGAGTTGTGCTCTTTCTCAGCTTTCAATTCTTGCATGCACTGCCTACAGGAAATCCAAGAATGCTAAAAGGCTTCATCTAATCAATGGCCTGACCAACACAAAGAGgacacagcacaaaaaaaaataattctgcagcatttttttttttttgctccacatACTTTCTATTGTAAACCCTCACCTGGCTGAACTTGTTTCCACTCATCAGTAGGCTGAAACTCTTTTCTTGGACTCTGTTCAGGCTCCTTACTCTTTTTATCGTCctttttttgagactgatcctgGCCAGCAACTACAGATATACTCTGCTGTTGACAACATGTGTTCTTTGTGAACACAAGCAGAGCTGCAGCAACGCACAACACCCTTTTCTGAAGCATAGCACCTTTTCACTAACAATGCCACTTCACACAACGATGTCCCTGAGGAAGAAAAGAAGCAACACCAGCGAGATAATAAATAGGCTGCTCCACCATGCAAATTTACATCCTTTGTCAAAGTTAAAGAGCCCAGAAGGGTTTACTTCTGGGCCATGATGTGTGGCTTATTATGCGCCGCCAGTGTTCCAGATCTCTTCAAGATGAGCGGAACTCTCGTCATCACCTCACCTGAAGTTAGGACTTTCATGAATGCTACAAGGGCCCTACTATATGGCTAAAGCACTTGGGTTCTTTATTTCTGACAAAGGCTGCACACCATCAGCCCAACCATTCATCCTATTCCTGTAAACATCCTACACTCTTCGACCATAATTTAAGACAGGAAGCCTGAAATAAGCAATAGGCTCAAGTTTACCCTCGAAAAACAGCACAAAGTATTTCATGCATTAGCTGAAACACTAGGCAAAATAAAAATGCCTTCAGGCAGCATATTTCCTTGCAGTAACGGCAAATGCCGTTACTGCAATATACTGCAAAGAGACGATGCAGCCTAATTTCAAGTGTAGCTATGAAAGCAGGCAGTTTATATGGTACAAAAAAAGCAAATGCTTCATTGCATACTCTACTCCAAATGAGCCAATCCTTACATGGCAAGTTTACCTGTCTTTTCCTTTTGATTTTAACAAGGTGCAATCTTCTAGATGTAGTAGTGCAGTTACACATTACTAGTGTGTAAACTATTAGTTCAAAAGCCATTCTGCTTGAGTGTTAACATCATGCACATTGTTGTTGCTTGTCATTACAGCCTTTCATTATCAATGACCAAAGTGGCTCTCTAATTCTGAAACCTGAAAATTCTATTTTTGCCATGAAATTTTCGTTGTTAAAAACAGAAGGCGTTAAAGCATGCATCATTTGTTTCTTTAGCACACTTTGAGCAATCGTCCACGTTAAAATGAAATCGGAGGGAAATAATGCCCTCAGTGCAACGATCTGTTTCAACCACAGAAAGCTTTTAACTGGCCAACATTTCGCGGCAAACGCGCTTCGGCAGCTATGAATTCCATAAGTGGCATGGCTCTAGAGCCGGAGCTCTCAAAGGGTTCATCGCATAATGCACTAGTTACTACGTACTACCTCGGCTACAAGCCGGTACCGGCAGCTTAGACCACTGGCATTTCTACAGTACCGAGAAAGTAAACTTGTGCGAACAGTCCCGTTCACGCGTCCCTCTCATGAATCGGCAGAGAAAGAGCAATACGAAGAGGCCCAACTGCTTTACAGCTTGTAGTACGTCATGCACTTTCACCAAAATTGACTTCGCATAGCAGGCATTTAGCGCGTACACGTGAAGCCGGCAAAACACATCACACAGCAACACGTGTGCGGCATGCGGTGTCAACAGAATGATGCTCGACTCGCACAAAGGGCCCTTACGCGTCGCCAGCGTGCGTGCAGACCGTGCACCAGCGAAACTTACACGTCAGTACAGCCTTAACAGTTCAGGCCAGAACCCCTCCGCTCATAAATACCaattacaacaagaaaaaaaacaaaatgacaaGGGAACCGACGCACCGCGCAACAATGACTCACACAACTCGCAGAGGGAACGCACGGCAAGCAAGCGACAGCAGCGCCCCGGCGTGCAACGAGCAGGCGTGCACGTCAGCGGATGGGAGGATGTGAGTTGGGCGAGAGAGAAATATGTGAGGGGCGCGAGCGAGCGGGAAAACGCGCGCGCGAGAGCGACAGACACGGTGGCTGACGGGGACCAGCGGGAGCGCCGCGTTGGCTATCGTTGGCCCGGTCGTCGCACTGCGCCGCCACCTCTTG comes from the Amblyomma americanum isolate KBUSLIRL-KWMA chromosome 1, ASM5285725v1, whole genome shotgun sequence genome and includes:
- the Sil1 gene encoding sil1 nucleotide exchange factor isoform X2; the encoded protein is MLQKRVLCVAAALLVFTKNTCCQQQSISVVAGQDQSQKKDDKKSKEPEQSPRKEFQPTDEWKQVQPGETIPAGLHVRMNLATGQTEAKLMDESDSKGTKESQSSGSHDNRLRLEQAKGGPPIKLSEKKNLPWNMDELKKKVSSLKLQAKSESEILQTLLESYRNSTEVGKEALLRDMEFLVHQYDRAVDFLNMGGLLAIAPDLNSTSDTVRELVAFTLGSALQGNPKVQKTVLGHGLLPQLLRLVAWDPSTRVRLRCLFALSCLVRQLPEAQEALLHHGGLTVLAGLFTWSSGSDKLQLKAVTLLHDLIVEQRLRHEAGQPTYSETGIPTLLAAADGGCP